In Salarias fasciatus chromosome 2, fSalaFa1.1, whole genome shotgun sequence, one genomic interval encodes:
- the kcnk4a gene encoding potassium channel subfamily K member 4, whose translation MRCTTLTALLLGVMLYLVMGALVFLTLETPKETSEHERFLQKKKDFLVNNTCVTELDFHTLVKGVFSAVEAGLDVSSLSANLTTRWDMASAIFFCGTIITTIGFGNLSPHTTYGQLFCVCYALVGIPMFGILLAGVGDHMGTVLRRAVAKIETLFLKRKVRPTTVRVISAVLSILIGCLIFLAVPTVVFQEVEEWTFLESLYFVVITLTTVGFGDFVPGGGTKDGKIFKPLVLLWIVFGLAYFASILTMIGNWLRVLSKRTRAEMEELRAHATDWTQNMDFRIPNPLEFNDPFLLQRRRWKRSERRRIRRGAQCTLGYLVRGGSENGHLPNHWAGLSNSLSQLDAQSSLENAGATKPKPQGGAAPRAAPGLRADVPEGLQGPGRAFPHLLARSFSLPVARSTAELNSVGTAMQGAFPSGSESPFDSRSEGSSASSSFSGPHKFPAGSAEEGGAAFMNTTQETDKNVPTQNCDSVENHKHSSALSFPPYSAPHLPSILSVLPPSPDTVGAPPPSCQLLDFFGENLAYIDESSDTLSERGQVSEERRRRPRKPKRRSMRRQLSRTWSPLQVRRPSMQPPSNPPTPPPDSPRSEQRTHSAL comes from the exons ATGCGGTGCACCACCCTCAccgctctgctgctgggggtcatGCTGTACCTGGTGATGGGAGCGCTTGTTTTTCTGACCTTGGAGACGCCGAAGGAGACCTCGGAGCATGAACGTTTTCTCCAAAAGAAGAAAGACTTTCTTGTGAACAACACCTGCGTCACCGAGCTGGACTTCCACACGCTTGTCAAG GGAGTGTTTTCTGCCGTGGAGGCAGGCCTGGATGTGAGCAGCCTTTCTGCCAACCTGACCACCCGCTGGGACATGGCCTCCGCCATCTTCTTCTGCggcaccatcatcaccaccatcg GTTTTGGGAACCTGTCTCCTCATACGACGTACGGCCAGCTCTTCTGCGTGTGCTACGCGCTGGTGGGGATCCCCATGTTTGGCATCCTGCTTGCTGGAGTCGGGGATCACATGGGGACGGTGCTGCGGAGAGCCGTGGCCAAGATTGAGACCCTCTTTCTG AAACGTAAAGTCCGGCCCACAACGGTGCGCGTGATCTCAGCCGTCCTCTCCATCCTGATTGGCTGTCTGATCTTCCTCGCCGTGCCAACAGTCGTGtttcaggaggtggaggagtggacGTTTCTGGAATCGCTCTATTTCGTGGTCATCACTCTGACCACCGTCGGCTTTGGAGACTTTGTGCCAG GTGGGGGTACTAAAGACGGCAAGATCTTCAAGCCTCTGGTGTTGCTGTGGATCGTGTTCGGCCTGGCCTACTTCGCCTCCATCCTCACCATGATCGGGAACTGGCTGAGGGTGCTGTCCAAGAGGACCCGCGCTGAG ATGGAGGAGTTGAGGGCTCACGCCACAGACTGGACGCAGAACATGGACTTCCGTATCCCCAATCCGCTGGAATTCAACGACCCGTTCCTCCTGCAGCGCCGACGCTGGAAGCGCAGCGAGCGCCGACGGATTCGCCGGGGCGCCCAGTGCACTCTGGGATACCTGGTTCGAGGTGGCTCTGAGAACGGACACCTCCCGAACCACTGGGCCGGTTTGTCCAACTCCTTGAGCCAACTGGACGCTCAGTCGTCGCTGGAGAACGCGGGGGCGACGAAGCCGAAGCCGCAGGGCGGAGCCGCCCCAAGAGCGGCGCCGGGACTGAGGGCCGACGTCCCCGAGGGTCTGCAGGGGCCGGGCAGGGCTTTTCCTCACCTGCTGGCCCGCTCCTTCTCCCTGCCCGTGGCCCGCTCCACCGCAGAACTGAACTCCGTAGGAACAGCCATGCAGGGAGCGTTCCCCTCCGGATCCGAGTCTCCGTTCGACTCCCGGTCAGAGGGCTCCTCGGCGAGCTCCTCCTTCTCGGGGCCCCACAAGTTCCCCGCCGGCAGcgcggaggagggaggggccGCCTTCATGAACACAACTCAGGAGACAGACAAAAATGTCCCGACGCAAAACTGTGACTCTGTAGAAAATCATAAACACTCGTCTGCTCTGAGTTTCCCGCCTTACTCCGCCCCTCAcctcccctccatcctctccgtcctccctccctccccggaCACCGTCGGCGCTCCGCCCCCCAGCTGCCAGCTGCTGGACTTCTTTGGGGAGAACCTGGCGTACATCGACGAGTCCTCGGACACGCTGAGCGAGCGCGGCCAGGTGAGTGAGGAGCGGAGGCGGCGGCCAAGGAAGCCCAAGAGGAGGagcatgaggaggcagctgtcACGCACGTGGAGCCCCCTGCAGGTGAGGAGGCCCAGCATGCAGCCGCCATCCAACCCCCCAACACCTCCCCCAGACTCCCCCCGGTCAGAGCAGCGGACGCATTCTGCACTCTGA